The following coding sequences lie in one Fusarium poae strain DAOMC 252244 chromosome 1, whole genome shotgun sequence genomic window:
- a CDS encoding hypothetical protein (TransMembrane:5 (o69-87i99-120o145-168i180-201o234-255i)) has product MPCALQAFNSENGSNQTVQDMCKDEDFQSSIAACVSRVCTLREGIEFQNSVSSICDIPTADNRGMYRDIIIAFATFSFTFVGLRVASRLIVKTPWGPDDTWVIIAFTIMVPTTAFMLLAIKNGFGSLASIYRNGNNSFILLYKHIFIWQILYMLGLAAAKTSILFFYLRIFPDEKFRIMVWMTIAFNAVSILVLLVLNLTLGQAVRIIWHGGTDYNSSLKTYNVVFKVNSASTAVSFALDIWMLILPMSQLYNLGLRQRQKIKVMSMFGMGLLPIFVDRPLVHIDKDEDVPTLHTDGGFTTTTMSTSNKGSPYSEAILLCSGTEIRVPN; this is encoded by the exons ATGCCGTGTGCGCTTCAAGCGTTTAACAGCGAAAATGGCTCCAACCAGACTGTGCAAGACATGTGCAAGGATGAGGATTTCCAAAGCAGTATAGCGGCTTGTGTCAGTCGAGTTTGTACATTAAGAGAAGGAATTG AATTCCAGAACTCTGTATCGTCAATATGCGACATTCCCACAGCAGACAACCGCGGAATGTATCGGGATATAATAATCGCCTTTGCAACTTTCTCCTTCACATTTGTGGGTTTGCGAGTGGCATCCAGATTGATTGTCAAAACGCCCTGGGGTCCTGATGATACTTGGGTGATAATAGCCTTT ACTATTATGGTACCAACTACGGCCTTCATGTTACTTG CGATAAAAAATGGCTTCGGATCGCTTGCATCGATATATCGCAATGGAAACAACAGCTTCATCCTGCTCTACAAG CACATATTCATATGGCAGATTCTTTACATGCTAGGTCTCGCTGCAGCCAAAACCTCGATTTTATTCTTCTACCTTCGCATATTCCCCGATGAAAAGTTTAGAATCATGGTCTGGATGACCATAGCATTCAATGCCGTTTCAATACTAGTCCTCCTTGTTCTCAACTTGACGCTAGGACAGGCTGTGAGAATAATATGGCATGGCGGTACGGATTATAACTCGAGTCTGAAGACATACAATGTTGTTTTTAAAGTCAACTCGGCAAGCACCGCGGTGAGCTTCGCTCTGGATATATGGATGCTCATCTTGCCCATGTCACAACTCTATAACCTCGGACTCAGACAACGTCAAAAGATTAAAGTAATGAGCATGTTTGGCATGGGTCTATT GCCTATTTTTGTTGACCGTCCTCTTGTACACATTGACAAGGACGAAGATGTACCGACATTGCATACTGATGGAGGTTTCACTACTACAACGATGAGCA CTTCAAATAAGGGCTCACCGTACTCCGAGGCAATTCTTCTGTGTTCCGGAACGGAAATCAGGGTTCCTAATTAG
- a CDS encoding hypothetical protein (TransMembrane:7 (o12-29i41-60o90-112i124-147o176-195i207-227o239-261i)) codes for MTMLEAEIWTWYGLSWVIVIARMISRRMLLGSVKKLQVEDLLMIIAMLTDTILMVGMSIISQTSSNLIDPNENVVLDAAEIAKREYGSKWVLVVEQMQILTIWLMKYCLLLMYNRLTMSLSQNLAVKFVAAYVTAGFVVMEILYLGVWCRPFSQYWAVPPDNTQCSAATNHLITNAVINITSDVMIILIPMPIFLKSQLPLKRKAVLIGVFALGAFTILSAILNKFYSFNEPFGSNWTFWYIRESSTAIITANLPYIWTLLRRIFKLGSFSGSTYGKSTNNPSKAYRSNFTNHRSGVRSQIRADHTLHQVDSEEEINNSYALPLKIYAKREVQITSEDAGPEDRRGPVGCIPDELMSHSKDSVRTDDMETSSERSAAGVVKVYHGV; via the exons ATGACGATGCTGGAAGCTGAGATATGGACCTGGTACGGTCTATCGTGGGTTATTGTTATCGCCAGAAT GATATCAAGAAGGATGTTGCTGGGTTCAGTCAAGAAGTTACAAGTTGAGGATTTGTTGATGATAATAGCAATG CTTACCGATACAATCCTTATGGTGGGCATGTCAATCATTTCGCAAACGAGCAGTAACCTCATCGACCCCAACGAAAACGTCGTCTTGGACGCAGCAGAAATCGCCAAGCGAGAATATGGTTCTAAATGGGTTTTGGTGGTTGAGCAGATGCAAATCTTGACTATCTGGCTTATGAAGTATTGTCTGTTGCTCATGTACAACCGTCTCAC TATGAGTTTGAGCCAGAACTTGGCTGTCAAGTTTGTCGCTGCCTATGTCACGGCCGGTTTCGTCGTTATGGAGATTCTCTATCTGGGAGTCTGGTGTCGCCCATTCAGCCAGTACTGGGCAGTTCCTCCGGACAACA CTCAATGTTCTGCTGCGACAAACCATCTCATTACCAATGCCGTCATCAACATCACCTCCGATGTCATGATCATTCTCATTCCTATGCCAATCTTCCTCAAATCCCAGCTCCCATTGAAGCGCAAGGCTGTCCTCATTGGTGTCTTCGCCCTCGGCGCTTTCACTATCCTCTCCGCCATCCTCAACAAATTCTACTCATTTAACGAACCATTCGGCTCAAACTGGACATTCTGGTACATCCGTGAATCCTCCACCGCCATCATCACCGCCAACCTTCCTTATATCTGGACACTTCTGCGTCGCATCTTCAAGCTTGGTTCCTTCAGCGGCTCAACCTACGGAAAGAGCACCAACAACCCTTCCAAAGCGTACCGGTCCAACTTTACCAACCATCGCTCCGGTGTGCGCTCGCAGATCCGCGCCGATCACACTTTGCATCAAGTGGATAGTGAGGAGGAGATCAACAACAGCTATGCTTTACCGCTCAAGATCTACGCCAAACGCGAAGTTCAGATTACCAGCGAAGATGCAGGCCCCGAGGATCGAAGAGGTCCAGTGGGTTGTATTCCTGACGAATTGATGAGCCATAGCAAAGACAGCGTGCGGACAGACGACATGGAGACGTCTTCTGAAAGATCCGCGGCTGGTGTTGTCAAGGTCTATCACGGAGTATag